In Zingiber officinale cultivar Zhangliang chromosome 8B, Zo_v1.1, whole genome shotgun sequence, a single genomic region encodes these proteins:
- the LOC122016805 gene encoding WRKY transcription factor 55-like, whose translation MDRILNQILDACGLADELDRSLRNSAGAADLGYLLASCEDAAAAFQRATAELRDLMIEPSAAVPAVGELALEGGALPLRTGDAGSSSRKRKEGTRTLIVPATRTGNPDNPPDDGYTWRKYGQKDILNSRFPRSYYRCTHKSFHGCPAKKQVQRLHNDPSSVFEVTYRGMHTCQSSPTPLLMMADIGGDGPSAAAPLLHLEVMQPAAAGGQVPDWPGRTRSLLGDGRQGGGRDTDVSVAELADAMFNSGSSSGGMDVIFTARLN comes from the exons ATGGACCGGATACTGAACCAGATCCTCGACGCGTGCGGTCTGGCCGACGAACTCGACCGCTCCCTCCGCAACTCCGCTGGCGCCGCAGACCTTGGCTATCTCCTTGCCTCCTGCGAGGACGCCGCCGCCGCCTTCCAAAGGGCCACCGCCGAGCTGCGCGACCTCATGATCGAGCCTTCCGCCGCCGTGCCGGCGGTGGGGGAGTTGGCGTTGGAGGGTGGAGCGCTGCCGTTACGGACGGGCGACGCCGGGTCGTCGTCGCGGAAGAG GAAAGAGGGGACTAGAACGCTAATAGTGCCGGCGACGAGAACTGGGAACCCGGACAACCCACCGGACGATGGGTACACCTGGCGGAAGTACGGCCAAAAGGACATCCTCAATTCGAGATTTCctag GAGTTACTACCGTTGCACGCACAAGAGTTTCCACGGTTGCCCAGCAAAGAAGCAAGTGCAGCGACTCCACAACGATCCCTCCTCCGTCTTCGAAGTCACTTACCGCGGCATGCACACGTGTCAATCATCCCCCACCCCGCTCCTCATGATGGCCGACATAGGCGGGGATGGCCCTTCGGCGGCGGCGCCCCTTCTGCATCTCGAAGTCATGCAGCCCGCGGCGGCAGGGGGTCAAGTCCCTGACTGGCCGGGGAGGACCCGTAGCCTCCTCGGCGATGGCCGGCAGGGCGGAGGCAGAGACACCGACGTGTCAGTGGCGGAGCTCGCCGACGCCATGTTCAATTCCGGCAGCAGCAGCGGTGGCATGGACGTCATCTTTACGGCGAGGCTGAATTAA
- the LOC122014376 gene encoding receptor-like protein kinase FERONIA — translation MRNHFRWPSAFLLASFLFFLVVAAAPVFVAAADNSTYVPRDYILLNCGSSGHAIDSDSRDWNGDTGSKFASSLNADGFTASEQDPSVPEVPYMTARIFTSPFTYSFPVGPGRKFIRLYFYPANYSSHAPSDAFFSVTCNNHTLLSNFSAFLTANSLNYVYLMREYSVNTSTDGLNLTFTPSNSHPHSFAFINGIEIVSIPDIFTLGNPQLVTGGAPIPYTVDPDIAMETMYRLNVGGQSLSPIKDSGLYRVWTDDSEYIFGAAFGVTYSKDPNVTITYTTSVPNYTAPLDVYSTARSMGPDAHVNLNYNLTWIVTVDANFYYLVRFHFCEIQYPITKQNQRVFDIYVSNQTVWQEADVIAWSGGIGKPVFEDYVVVTSGSGQIDMWIALHPDVRLKPQYYDAILNGLEVFKIQDGNASLAGLNPLPRPEPQVDANRIYRQSTSHKSRAAAIAGGVVGGFALFIVGFCLVGFYRRRKVGGKDAVSSDGPSGWLPLSLYGNSHSATSAKTNATGSYASSLPTNLCRHFSFAEIKAATKGFDESLLLGVGGFGKVYRGVIDGGTMVAIKRGNPMSEQGVHEFQTEIEMLSKLRHRHLVSLIGYCEENCEMILVYDYMAHGTLREHLYKTQKPPLTWRQRLEICIGAARGLHYLHTGAKYTIIHRDVKTTNILLDEKWVAKVSDFGLSKTGPTLDHTHVSTVVKGSFGYLDPEYFRRQQLTEKSDVYSFGVVLFEVLCARPALNPALSKEQVSLAEWSVHCQKKGILDQIIDPFLKGKIAPQCLKKFAETAEKCVADVGTERPSMGDVLWNLEFALQLQESAEESGIISASMSDETLMIRKKEIDDPSMEPSITTTSTTSISIGGQSLASEDSDGLTPSAVFSQIMNPKGR, via the coding sequence ATGAGGAACCATTTCAGATGGCCTTCGGCCTTTCTCCTtgcttccttcctcttcttcttggtaGTCGCGGCGGCGCCGGTCTTTGTCGCCGCCGCTGATAACTCTACGTACGTCCCCAGGGATTACATCCTCCTGAACTGTGGATCCTCTGGGCATGCCATTGACTCAGATTCCCGGGATTGGAACGGGGACACCGGATCAAAGTTTGCATCTTCCCTAAATGCCGACGGCTTCACTGCGTCCGAGCAAGACCCCTCAGTCCCGGAAGTACCTTACATGACTGCCAGGATCTTCACCTCCCCATTCACCTACTCCTTCCCTGTTGGTCCTGGACGCAAGTTCATTCGCCTCTACTTCTACCCTGCGAATTACTCCAGCCATGCCCCGTCCGACGCCTTCTTCAGCGTCACCTGCAACAACCACACCCTTCTCAGCAATTTCAGCGCCTTCCTGACCGCTAATTCTCTCAATTATGTCTACCTCATGCGTGAATACTCGGTTAATACCTCTACTGATGGTCTGAACCTCACCTTCACCCCATCAAACTCTCATCCACATTCCTTTGCTTTCATCAATGGTATTGAGATTGTGTCAATCCCTGATATCTTCACCTTAGGAAATCCTCAGCTTGTCACGGGTGGAGCTCCTATTCCATACACTGTAGATCCAGACATAGCAATGGAGACCATGTATCGGCTCAATGTCGGCGGGCAATCTCTTTCCCCTATCAAGGATTCAGGCTTGTATCGTGTTTGGACTGATGATTCAGAATACATTTTTGGGGCTGCTTTCGGAGTAACTTACTCCAAGGATCCCAATGTCACAATTACTTACACCACCAGTGTTCCAAACTACACTGCGCCATTGGATGTTTACTCAACTGCGCGATCGATGGGGCCTGATGCACATGTCAACCTGAACTACAACCTCACATGGATTGTTACAGTCGATGCTAACTTCTATTATCTTGTAAGGTTCCATTTCTGTGAGATACAGTATCCGATTACGAAGCAAAATCAGAGGGTATTTGATATCTATGTTAGCAACCAGACTGTTTGGCAAGAAGCAGATGTAATTGCATGGAGTGGTGGAATAGGTAAGCCTGTCTTTGAGGACTATGTTGTGGTAACATCAGGAAGTGGACAGATTGATATGTGGATTGCGCTCCATCCAGATGTTAGACTTAAACCGCAATACTATGATGCAATCTTGAATGGACTTGAGGTCTTTAAGATTCAAGATGGTAATGCTAGTCTTGCTGGACTTAATCCGCTGCCAAGGCCTGAACCGCAGGTGGATGCTAACAGGATTTATAGGCAGTCCACAAGCCACAAGAGTAGAGCTGCAGCAATTGCTGGCGGAGTGGTTGGAGGGTTCGCTTTGTTCATTGTCGGTTTTTGCCTTGTGGGGTTCTACAGGCGTCGCAAGGTGGGAGGAAAGGATGCAGTTAGCAGCGATGGGCCTTCCGGTTGGCTTCCTCTCTCACTGTATGGAAATTCTCATTCAGCTACATCAGCCAAAACAAATGCCACTGGCAGTTATGCCTCATCGCTCCCTACCAACCTCTGCCGCCACTTTTCATTCGCAGAGATAAAGGCTGCAACGAAAGGTTTTGATGAATCCCTCCTCCTTGGGGTTGGTGGATTCGGAAAGGTCTACCGTGGGGTGATAGATGGCGGGACAATGGTTGCTATAAAGCGTGGTAATCCAATGTCCGAGCAAGGTGTTCATGAGTTCCAGACTGAGATTGAGATGCTCTCGAAGCTCCGCCACCGGCATCTTGTCTCCTTGATTGGTTATTGCGAAGAGAATTGTGAGATGATCCTCGTTTATGATTATATGGCGCATGGCACACTGCGAGAGCACTTATACAAGACTCAGAAGCCACCCCTCACCTGGAGGCAGCGGCTTGAGATTTGTATCGGAGCTGCCCGTGGACTGCACTATCTCCATACGGGCGCGAAGTATACCATCATCCACCGAGATGTGAAGACCACAAACATCCTGCTAGATGAGAAATGGGTTGCTAAGGTTTCAGATTTTGGTCTTTCCAAGACTGGTCCTACATTGGATCACACCCATGTCAGTACAGTCGTGAAGGGTAGTTTTGGATATCTTGACCCAGAGTACTTTAGGAGGCAGCAACTCACCGAGAAATCTGATGTTTACTCGTTCGGGGTTGTGTTGTTTGAGGTTCTTTGTGCTAGACCAGCTCTTAACCCTGCACTTTCGAAGGAACAAGTAAGTTTGGCTGAGTGGTCAGTGCACTGCCAGAAGAAGGGAATACTCGATCAAATAATTGATCCTTTCCTGAAGGGCAAGATTGCTCCTCAGTGTCTCAAGAAGTTTGCAGAAACTGCCGAGAAGTGCGTGGCAGACGTCGGAACGGAACGACCATCCATGGGTGATGTGCTCTGGAACCTTGAATTTGCCCTCCAGCTGCAGGAGAGTGCTGAGGAAAGTGGCATTATCAGTGCCAGCATGTCTGATGAAACTCTGATGATCAGGAAGAAAGAAATTGATGATCCATCCATGGAACCGAGTATCACAACTACATCAACCACCTCAATCAGTATCGGAGGGCAGAGTCTAGCGAGTGAGGACTCTGATGGTCTGACTCCTAGTGCTGTATTCTCACAGATCATGAATCCAAAGGGAAGGTGA
- the LOC122017140 gene encoding eukaryotic translation initiation factor 2 subunit beta isoform X2, whose translation MTGEDPTELKEEVPEILPFDPTKKKKKKKPVETNFLNDENGDQDQTGDQVGEDEEGEGIVLGVSRYPWEGTDRDYKYEELMGRVFNILRENNPDLAGDRRRTVMRPPQVLREGTKKTVFVNFMDLCKTMHRQPEHVMNFLLAEMGTNGSLDGQQRLVIKGRFAPKNFEGILRRYINEYVICNGCKSPDTILSKENRLFFLRCEQCGSSRSVAPIKAGFVALVKRRKGT comes from the exons ATGACGGGTGAGGATCCTACAGAGCTGAAGGAAGAGGTGCCTGAG ATTTTGCCCTTTGATCcaactaagaagaagaaaaagaagaaacct GTTGAAACCAACTTCCTGAATGATGAAAATGGAGACCAAGACCAAACTG GTGATCAAGTTGGggaggatgaagaaggagaaggcatTGTCCTTGGTGTTAGTCGATATCCTTGGGAAGGAACTGATCGTGATTATAAGTACGAAGAG CTTATGGGTCGAGTATTTAACATACTGCGTGAGAATAACCCTGATCTTGCTGGAGATAGGCGTAGAACTGTGATGAGGCCTCCACAAGTTCTTAGAGAAGGAACCAAGAAGACAGTTTTTGTGAACTTTATGGATCTTTGCAAAAC GATGCATAGGCAACCAGAGCATGTTATGAATTTTTTACTTGCTGAAATGGGAACAAATGGATCGCTTGATGGACAGCAGAGACTGGTTATTAAGGGTAGATTTGCCCCCAAAAATTTTGAGGGCATCCTTAGAAGATACATCA ATGAGTATGTCATTTGCAATGGCTGCAAAAGTCCTGATACCATACTTTCAAAGGAGAACCGATTGTTCTTTCTTCGTTGTGAACAG TGTGGCTCTTCGCGTTCAGTCGCTCCTATCAAGGCTGGTTTTGTTGCACTTGTGAAACGCCGCAAAGGCACTTGA
- the LOC122017140 gene encoding eukaryotic translation initiation factor 2 subunit beta isoform X1, which yields MTGEDPTELKEEVPEILPFDPTKKKKKKKPVVQDPAEVLDKLTEKTENLTVTETSEPSLVGLKKKKKKPVETNFLNDENGDQDQTGDQVGEDEEGEGIVLGVSRYPWEGTDRDYKYEELMGRVFNILRENNPDLAGDRRRTVMRPPQVLREGTKKTVFVNFMDLCKTMHRQPEHVMNFLLAEMGTNGSLDGQQRLVIKGRFAPKNFEGILRRYINEYVICNGCKSPDTILSKENRLFFLRCEQCGSSRSVAPIKAGFVALVKRRKGT from the exons ATGACGGGTGAGGATCCTACAGAGCTGAAGGAAGAGGTGCCTGAG ATTTTGCCCTTTGATCcaactaagaagaagaaaaagaagaaacctgtggTTCAGGATCCTGCTGAAGTGCTAGACAAATTAACTGAGAAAACAGAAAATCTAACTG TTACTGAAACAAGTGAACCAAGTTTAGTTGgcttgaagaaaaagaagaagaaacct GTTGAAACCAACTTCCTGAATGATGAAAATGGAGACCAAGACCAAACTG GTGATCAAGTTGGggaggatgaagaaggagaaggcatTGTCCTTGGTGTTAGTCGATATCCTTGGGAAGGAACTGATCGTGATTATAAGTACGAAGAG CTTATGGGTCGAGTATTTAACATACTGCGTGAGAATAACCCTGATCTTGCTGGAGATAGGCGTAGAACTGTGATGAGGCCTCCACAAGTTCTTAGAGAAGGAACCAAGAAGACAGTTTTTGTGAACTTTATGGATCTTTGCAAAAC GATGCATAGGCAACCAGAGCATGTTATGAATTTTTTACTTGCTGAAATGGGAACAAATGGATCGCTTGATGGACAGCAGAGACTGGTTATTAAGGGTAGATTTGCCCCCAAAAATTTTGAGGGCATCCTTAGAAGATACATCA ATGAGTATGTCATTTGCAATGGCTGCAAAAGTCCTGATACCATACTTTCAAAGGAGAACCGATTGTTCTTTCTTCGTTGTGAACAG TGTGGCTCTTCGCGTTCAGTCGCTCCTATCAAGGCTGGTTTTGTTGCACTTGTGAAACGCCGCAAAGGCACTTGA
- the LOC122017140 gene encoding eukaryotic translation initiation factor 2 subunit beta isoform X3 — MGRVFNILRENNPDLAGDRRRTVMRPPQVLREGTKKTVFVNFMDLCKTMHRQPEHVMNFLLAEMGTNGSLDGQQRLVIKGRFAPKNFEGILRRYINEYVICNGCKSPDTILSKENRLFFLRCEQCGSSRSVAPIKAGFVALVKRRKGT, encoded by the exons ATGGGTCGAGTATTTAACATACTGCGTGAGAATAACCCTGATCTTGCTGGAGATAGGCGTAGAACTGTGATGAGGCCTCCACAAGTTCTTAGAGAAGGAACCAAGAAGACAGTTTTTGTGAACTTTATGGATCTTTGCAAAAC GATGCATAGGCAACCAGAGCATGTTATGAATTTTTTACTTGCTGAAATGGGAACAAATGGATCGCTTGATGGACAGCAGAGACTGGTTATTAAGGGTAGATTTGCCCCCAAAAATTTTGAGGGCATCCTTAGAAGATACATCA ATGAGTATGTCATTTGCAATGGCTGCAAAAGTCCTGATACCATACTTTCAAAGGAGAACCGATTGTTCTTTCTTCGTTGTGAACAG TGTGGCTCTTCGCGTTCAGTCGCTCCTATCAAGGCTGGTTTTGTTGCACTTGTGAAACGCCGCAAAGGCACTTGA